A window of Candidatus Desulfatibia profunda genomic DNA:
AATCATAGTAAGAACTGGAATGATATGTCTATACGTGAAGACTTTGAAAAACGGGAAAAAAACTTTATGGCCCCTTTTGGATGTCTAAGTTCCCAATCACGCGGCCGTTTGAGAACCGAAGAGCCTTGTCCTGTCCGAACAGCATTTCAGCGAGATCGGGACCGAATTGTTTATTCAAATGCTTTCAGGCGATTAAAACGCAAGACCCAGGTTTTTCTGTCCCCCTTGGGGGATCATTACCGCACCCGTCTGACCCATACACTCGAGGTATCTGAAATTGCAAGAACGATAGCACGCGCCCTGCGCCTGAACGAAGATTTGGTCGAAGCCATTGCCCTTGCCCATGATCTGGGTCATCCGCCTTTTGGACATGGCGGTGAGATGGCCCTTAAAGAAATATATTCACCGGATTTTTCGCACCACCACCAGAGCCTGCGGATTGTGGATGTCTTGGAAAAAAACGGCAGAGGGCTAAATCTCACTTACGAGGTTCGCGATGGAATTTTGAAGCACTCCAAGGGCTACGGCAAGATTATTCCCGACAACCCTGAAGAAATGGCATGTACGGTTGAAGGGAATATCGTTCGGATTGCCGATATTATGGCTTACCTGAATCATGATCTGGATGACGCCGTCAGAAGCGGTGTCATTGCTGCGGATCAAGTGCCCGATACTTGTGCAAAAGTTCTTGGAAGCACACATTCCGAGCGTGCCACCGTTATGATCAAGGATCTGATTTCTTCGAGCAAGGTGCACAACGGCGAACTGCGGTTGAGCATGAGCGATGCGGTCTTTGCCGCCATGGCCGAACTACGGCAATTTCTTTATGAAAACGTCTACCGTTCTCCCCAAGTCCATAATGAGTTTGTCAAGGCCAAGAGAATTCTGATCGAACTTTTCACCTATTTTTTAAACAACGAAAAAATGCTCCAGAAAGAACTTGTGGCCATGGAGATGTCAGAGTGCAATCATGACAGTCAACCCAACGAGAGGATTATATGTGACCTTATTGCCAGTTTGACAGACCGATACGCACTCGATCTTTATTCAAAAATCTTTTTCCCTTCGCCGCTGTTTTAAAATCAAACCGCTTTTGATGAAACGATAGGCTCAATGATTGCCACCCGGCACCAGCTATCCAAAATTCGCCATACCGCTTATGAGCCTTTTTTACAGCGCCTTGAGGCGGTATATGCCGCCATGGACCGCAAATACAAAGAAGCCGCAGACTATTATGGTTTTGATTGTAGCGGTTGCCAAGACAACTGCTGCTTGAGCCGGTTTTATCATCACACCTTGCTGGAATACCTTTATATATTGGAAGGCTTCAAAACACTCGATAAGGAAAAACAAAACAAGGTAAAAAGCAACGCCTCGGAGGTATGCCGAAAAACGGTCTTGGCCGATAAAAAAAGGCAAACCGTGCGACTGATGTGCCCGCTCAACGGCGACGGTTTTTGTCTGCTTTATGCGTTCCGCCCCATGATCTGCAGACTGCACGGCATTCCCCATGAACTTCGGCTGCCCGGCCAGGAGGTCACTCGCCGTCCGGGCTGCGGCACTTTTTCGGAGCAATTTCTGGCAAAGAGCTATTTTGCGTTTGACCGCACAACTTTTTTTATCGAGATGGCCGGCCTCGAAAAGGAACTCAAGCCGGCAACCGGCATGAGGCAGAAGGTGAAGATGACCGTCGCAGAAATAATAGACAGTTTCCATCCATAAATGGCTATTTTCCCGATGAGCGGCGTTCTCCGCAGGTTTTCGTTAGTTTATTGAGAAAATACCTTTCAGAAACGTTAAGTTATGAAATACATAGACATTGACAACCTGGAGCAATTGCCAGGCAGAAGGCTTGAGGCCGGCGACACATTTTTGTTTCGCTGCCATCCGAAAATCGCCTGCTTTAATCAATGCTGCCGCAACCTTAATCTTTTTTTGTACCCGTATGACGTTATCCGTCTGAAAAAGCGGCTAAACATTACATCCAATGAATTTCTGGACAACCATGTCGATATTGTTTTAAGAGCTTCGAATTTTTATCCCGAAGTACTCCTTAAAATGTCAGACCACACAGAGCGGACCTGCCCTTTTTTGAGCAATGCCGGCTGCATGGTCTATCCGGACCGGCCGGATACCTGCCGGACCTTTCCGCTGGAGCAGGGTGTTCTTTACGATGCCGCCGGCAATTCGACAACACTTGTTCATTTCTTCAGACCGCCGGATTTCTGCAAAGGACAACACGAAAACAGCGTGTGGACGACCCGATCATGGGCCCAGGACCAGCAAGCCGTCATTTATAATCAAATGACGCTGCAATGGTCGGAACTCAAGCGCCGGTTTCAGGACGACCCCTGGGGCCAAGAGGGACCGGTAGGCCCCAAAGCCAAAATGGTCTTTATGGCCACCTACAACCTCGATCAGTTTCGTGACTTTGTGTTGAACAGCACTTTTTTGAGGCGCTACAAAGTAAAATCCGCAACCCTTAACAAGATCCGCTCCGAGGATGTGGAATTGATGCAGTTTGGGTTTGAATGGGTCGAATTCTTCATCTGGGGAATCAAACCCAGGTCTTTTAAACTCCGGTAGCTTTCAATCCATTTTGGCATAAAAAATCAGCGGTTTCCCTCGAAAGATAAATCAATAAGATTAATGATTGCCATGTGTATCCCAGTTTGTTATGTTTTTAGAATATCTACTGGATATGCTTGATTCCATCGCAATGGTTTGAATGTCCCAAACATCTTAAGATGCGGAAAAATTGAAATGAAAGCCCCTTCTTTTTTCATCCCTTTCAAGCGGTGCCTCAAGGTTGATTCTTTTGGCAAATGCTTAGCTGTAATCGCGCTTTTTATCGGCCTGCTGATTTGGGTGACCACTCCTCTTTGTTCCAGGGCGGCTCATCAACCCCTGAAAGTGGGCATTTATCAGAACAAGCCGCTTGTTTTCATTGACATCAATGGAAAAGTAAAGGGACTTTATATTGATATCATCAAACACATCGCCTCAAAAGAAAAATGGAACATTCAGTATGTTCCAGGATCATGGCAGCAGTGTTTGGAAAGACTTGAAAGCGGCGAGATCGATACCCTGGTTGCCATAGCCTATAACAAAGAAAGAGCCCAAAAATATCTTTTTACCAAGGAAATCGTCTTTTCGAATTGGGGCCGGGTATACACGCAGGAGAATTTAAATATTAACTCCATTCTAAACCTGACTGAAAAGAAGATCGCCGTCCTGAAGAATGATATCTATTATGAGAATTTAAAAAAACTCCTTCAAAGCTTTGGCGTGAGGTCCGACTTTGTCGAAGTGGAAGACTATGAATCCGTATTCCGGGCCGTTCAGGCCAAAGAAGCGCATGCGGGAATTATTGGCCGCCTCTATGGTGTGCAACATGAAGATGAATATCAAGTTGACAAAAGTCCCATCGTCTTTTCCCCGGTGGAACTGCGTTTTGCGTTTCACATGAATGATTACAAGACGATAATGCACGTCTTAGATAAATATCTTCAGGATTTAAAGGCAAACCGGCAATCCGTTTATTACCGATCATTGGATAATTGGATCGGAAAGGCTCCCGACAGACAATTTCCAAATTGGACTGTTCCGGCACTCATATCCATAGGCGCCTTATTTTTGCTCTTGCTTGTGTCCAGCATCGTCTTGAAATCCCAAATTAAAGTCAAAACAGCCGAGATGGCCCGCAAAAACCTGGAACTGGCAGCCGAAGTTGCCGAGCGCAAGCAGGCCGAAGCGGCCTTGCAGGAATCGGAGGAAAAGTATCGACTTCTAGTGGAAAATGCCAATGATGCCGTTTTCATCGCGCAGGATGATGTGGTCAAGTTTCCGAATCCCAAGACCGTGGAAATGACGGGCTACTCTGCTGAAGAGCTGGCTAAAACGCCTTTCTCCCAAATAGTCCACCCGGACGACCGCCGGATGGTTATGGACAGACACAAAAGAAGATTAAACGGAGCAACACCGCCTGGAACATACTCCTTCAGGATCTTAAATAAATCCGGCCAAAAACTGTGGGTTGAGCTGAGCACGGTTTTCATCCGCTGGGAAGAAAGGCCGGCTACCCTTAA
This region includes:
- a CDS encoding transporter substrate-binding domain-containing protein — encoded protein: MKAPSFFIPFKRCLKVDSFGKCLAVIALFIGLLIWVTTPLCSRAAHQPLKVGIYQNKPLVFIDINGKVKGLYIDIIKHIASKEKWNIQYVPGSWQQCLERLESGEIDTLVAIAYNKERAQKYLFTKEIVFSNWGRVYTQENLNINSILNLTEKKIAVLKNDIYYENLKKLLQSFGVRSDFVEVEDYESVFRAVQAKEAHAGIIGRLYGVQHEDEYQVDKSPIVFSPVELRFAFHMNDYKTIMHVLDKYLQDLKANRQSVYYRSLDNWIGKAPDRQFPNWTVPALISIGALFLLLLVSSIVLKSQIKVKTAEMARKNLELAAEVAERKQAEAALQESEEKYRLLVENANDAVFIAQDDVVKFPNPKTVEMTGYSAEELAKTPFSQIVHPDDRRMVMDRHKRRLNGATPPGTYSFRILNKSGQKLWVELSTVFIRWEERPATLNFLRDVSAQKKLEAQFMHAQKMEAVGILAGGIAHDFNNLLQAILGFTQLALADCSRDDPKFDHLEAIEKAGLKSAELIRQLLTFSRKIESHLRPLDLNHFVRQIKEILFRTIPKMIAIELHLDDNIKTVNADPGQIEQMLINLAVNARDAMPEGGKLIIETANVTLDRDYCRIHLGAEPGEHVLLKVTDSGHGMDKDILEHIFEPFYTTKALGEGTGLGLSTVYGIVKSHGGYITCNSEPGKGTTFKIYILVSQASLQSNDVEDIKENDVRGGTETILIVDDEESLRTLGEQILKRSGYTVLTASNGEDALALYVQKKDQIDLVLLDLIMPGIDGRRCLEEILQINPAAKVAIASGYSINSPSRKAALDRAKGFINKPFGVKEMLKIVREILDN
- a CDS encoding deoxyguanosinetriphosphate triphosphohydrolase yields the protein MSIREDFEKREKNFMAPFGCLSSQSRGRLRTEEPCPVRTAFQRDRDRIVYSNAFRRLKRKTQVFLSPLGDHYRTRLTHTLEVSEIARTIARALRLNEDLVEAIALAHDLGHPPFGHGGEMALKEIYSPDFSHHHQSLRIVDVLEKNGRGLNLTYEVRDGILKHSKGYGKIIPDNPEEMACTVEGNIVRIADIMAYLNHDLDDAVRSGVIAADQVPDTCAKVLGSTHSERATVMIKDLISSSKVHNGELRLSMSDAVFAAMAELRQFLYENVYRSPQVHNEFVKAKRILIELFTYFLNNEKMLQKELVAMEMSECNHDSQPNERIICDLIASLTDRYALDLYSKIFFPSPLF
- a CDS encoding YkgJ family cysteine cluster protein, translated to MKYIDIDNLEQLPGRRLEAGDTFLFRCHPKIACFNQCCRNLNLFLYPYDVIRLKKRLNITSNEFLDNHVDIVLRASNFYPEVLLKMSDHTERTCPFLSNAGCMVYPDRPDTCRTFPLEQGVLYDAAGNSTTLVHFFRPPDFCKGQHENSVWTTRSWAQDQQAVIYNQMTLQWSELKRRFQDDPWGQEGPVGPKAKMVFMATYNLDQFRDFVLNSTFLRRYKVKSATLNKIRSEDVELMQFGFEWVEFFIWGIKPRSFKLR